The genomic region AATCGTGGGATGGTTGAGCCGCAGTGTGAATGATCAAACCAATATCTGTACCATAGGTTTTAAAGATGTTGGATATGCTTTCGGAAGCCCGAATATCAACGTTATGGTGAATGTATTGATCACCATATTCCTCTAAAAGGCGATCACGATTCCATTCGGTTGAAGCACCTTCTCCAAAGAAAAAAGAGCGCATATTGTTATCAATGCCAACCACGCTAAATCCACGCTTGCAGAAAAATCGAACTGATTCAGAACCAATTAATCCAGCTGAACCTGTTACTAAAACGATCGTCATGATTATTATCCCTCTAAATGTATCAGACACTGTTACATTACATTTCATCGAGCCACCCAATCGGCGATCGCCTTAAAATTTATCGCATTATACCGCTCTTTCACTCCCAGGAACTATCATGAAATTAAACCAGAATAAAAATGAGGAAGCTCTATGCCCTTACAGTTAACCATTACCTACCCTGATACCTTTCCTGATGCTTTAGGTAGCACCAAAGAGCAATTTGAGCAGGAGGCTAAATGGGCAATGGCAATCAAACTTTTTGAAATGAAGCGGATTTCATCTGGTATGGCTGCTAGTTTATTAGGGGTAAACAGAACTACCTTTATAATGAAACTTGCTGATTACAATATTCCGCTTATTGACCTAACAGAAGAAGAATTATTATCTGATTTAGCAAATGCCTAAAACCGAGAAAATCGTCATCAACACATCTCCCTTAATTGCCCTAGTTGCTGCTTGGGGTGATTTAACTATTTTATCATCATTATATGAAGAAATATTTGTCACTTTTGAAGTCTGTCAGGAAATTCTTCAAGGTGGGTCAGTAAACTTTGCCGTTTCTGAATTTAACCGTGCTAGTTGGCTAAATAAGCAAAGAATTCCTTTGACCATCACCCCCTTTCTCCTCAATTATTTGGATTTAGGGTAAGCATCCGTCATCCAGTTCGCTCTCGATAATAACCTAAAAGGGGATATTCCCGAAAACTTTATCATCAGACCCAATGGCACGGTTCCTCAATTAAAAATTTTAGAACGTGCCAGTTTGTTTATTATGCACGGAGCAGCTGGTGGCACAAGAGAAGCTATTTCCGGAGATGTCTAATGAATGGGGTGAAAAAATGTTAGATAAGTTTCGCTATCGTCAAGCTTGTATGTGTCAACAAATCAGTTATGTTCATTGGATGGAAGATATTATGAGATGTTGGCATTTTCACCTTTGATAGGAGTACTATCAATATTTCTGATATTATCCCTGTGCAGTAGCAACTACAACCATATCAATCAAATGCAATTTCTTTAATGTTTCATTTTGATTTACCTGGTTCTCAAGTTCCAATATTTCCTCCACACTCTCAATTGGTTTAATTGGTCTATATAGTCGAGCTTGAATTTGCGGATATTCAATATATGTACCAACTTCCATAGTTTTATGTGTATAAAACTCAGAGTGGTAGGCTTCCCATTTATTCACAGCAAATAGAGGTGTTGTAGGTAGTTCATAATCTGCTGGTTTGGACTTAAATTCCTCTGGAAATGTGTGCTGTAATTCGGGATTAAAAGGGTTACTTAGGATAGTTTGTAACAGTTCAAAAGGCATGTATCTAATTCCTAGTCCCGCAGCTGGACCATTTTCACAAATTTGGGCAAATTCCGAGCGTTCAATCATAACGTGATGATGATTAAACTCTTTAGTGTCCCCCACGTGATAGAGAACAGGAGATTTACAAGCAAATATCACTAAAGAACCGTTGGGTTTCAAAAAATTATAAAAAGCAGCAATACTTTCCTGGATAACACTCAAAGAAATATGTTCAAAAATGTGGGAACAAACAATCATGTCAAAAGGCCCATACTGAGCAATGTCTGGACTTTGCATGACATCATTTACAAGATAGACTTTCTCACTTTTGAGAGGTGATGTATGGGCTGATTTAAGCAAATTATTGTATTCCTCAGTGAGCCAAAAACTGTCATCTTTTAATTTTTCTAATAGTTCGTGGTGATTATTCAGTAGACATTGAGCAACTATGGAGGCGTGCAGAAATCTACGCTGGTCAGGTTCGACTAAAACAATCTTTTTAGCAGTCCAAAAACGTGGTAGTAATCTCCCTAAACCACATCCAGCATCCAGAATAACCGCATCAGGAGTAATCAAGTCCTGAACGTTATTACCCCAAACTTCCTGATCTCTAGCTTTCCAAGCTTGATGAGCAATATCTGTGACCCACTGGTATGGATCCACACTTTCATAGACTGTGGAAGTAATTTGCTCCATAATCTCCATAATAATGTACCTAAATAAAACTCCAAGAAAACTTTGCCTAGTATACCACATGAAACCTAAGTCGCACTAAATGTATCAGGTATTCTATATACTGTCGCCAAGTCACTTTGCTTGCTCCTTCTTGACGTTCCTGAAACACATAGCCAACCTCAATAATATGGTTAATCTCACCTCGCCCCAGGACTTCAATTAAAATCTTATAGCCCAAAGGACTCATTAATTTCTGTGCGATCGCCTTTCGACGCACTAAGAAATAACCACTCATCGGATCGGAAACCCGACTGACGATATCAGGCAA from Cylindrospermopsis curvispora GIHE-G1 harbors:
- a CDS encoding UPF0175 family protein, translated to MPLQLTITYPDTFPDALGSTKEQFEQEAKWAMAIKLFEMKRISSGMAASLLGVNRTTFIMKLADYNIPLIDLTEEELLSDLANA
- a CDS encoding class I SAM-dependent methyltransferase, which produces MEIMEQITSTVYESVDPYQWVTDIAHQAWKARDQEVWGNNVQDLITPDAVILDAGCGLGRLLPRFWTAKKIVLVEPDQRRFLHASIVAQCLLNNHHELLEKLKDDSFWLTEEYNNLLKSAHTSPLKSEKVYLVNDVMQSPDIAQYGPFDMIVCSHIFEHISLSVIQESIAAFYNFLKPNGSLVIFACKSPVLYHVGDTKEFNHHHVMIERSEFAQICENGPAAGLGIRYMPFELLQTILSNPFNPELQHTFPEEFKSKPADYELPTTPLFAVNKWEAYHSEFYTHKTMEVGTYIEYPQIQARLYRPIKPIESVEEILELENQVNQNETLKKLHLIDMVVVATAQG